The Streptomyces rubrogriseus genomic sequence CCGCGAAGTAGGGTGCAACCGACCCGGGGCGGGACGGAGTCTGTCCTGGCGATACGCGAAGCAGGACCGACCGGCGAGGAGTTGAGCCGAGCATGCAGTGCCCCAAGTGCCACGCACCGATGCACACCTACAACCGCAACGGCGTTCAGATCGAGCAGTGCAGCGGCTGCCGAGGCATCTTCCTCGACTACGGCGAGCTGGAGTCGCTGACCCGCCTGGAGGCCCAGTGGTCCCAGCCCGCTCCGCCGGCCCCGCCCGCCGCGCCGCAGGCGTACCCGGCGGCCCAGGCGCCGGCCTGGGGTGCCCCGCACGGCGGCGGTCACGGCCACTACGGCCACCACCGCCAGAAGAGCTTCGGCCGCATGCTCTTCTCGAGCTGAGCCGCCCACGACGAAGCCCCCGGCCGCTCGAGGCGGCCGGGGGCTTCGTTCTGTGTGGACGATACTGGGATTGAACCAGTGACCTCTTCCGTGTCAGGGAAGCGCTCTCCCGCTGAGCTAATCGTCCGGGAAACACCAGGTGCGGTACTGCGTGCGCGATACTGGGATTGAACCAGTGACCTCTTCCGTGTCAGGGAAGCGCTCTCCCGCTGAGCTAATCGCGCGGGGATCCGTACGGATCGGTGATCCTTGCGGATCAGTGGACGATACTGGGATTGAACCAGTGACCTCTTCCGTGTCAGGGAAGCGCTCTCCCGCTGAGCTAATCGTCCTTGGAGGTGGAGACGGGATTTGAACCCGTGTAGACGGCTTTGCAGGCCGTTGCCTCGCCTCTCGGCCACTCCACCAGGAGTGTAGGAGACCCGGGAGGCCTCCTGTTCCTGCGAGCGGACGACGAGGCTCGAACTCGCGACCTCAACCTTGGCAAGGTTGCGCTCTACCAACTGAGCTACGTCCGCCTGTCGGTTCGGTCCGCTTGCGCGGCCCGGCGACGTGATGAACTCTAGCGGATTCCGGAGCCAGCACAAAAACGCGTTTGTGCAGCGTGCTGCGGTGCGTCCGGTCGCGGACCTGGTCAGGGCACCCGGAAGGACACGTTCGGGTCACCCGGGAGCCACCCGCCTAGACTCGACAGTGTGCTCGACCTCCCTCCCCTCGCTCGCTTCGGCGACCGTCTCGCCACCGGTCTCCTCGACGTCACGAGCGATCCCGCCGCCCTCGAATCCGAGGGCTTCTGGGCCGTCTGCGCGGCCTTCGAAGGCGGCCTGACCTGCGCACGCTTCGCGGAGGTACGGACCGAGCCGGTGCCCGTGCCCACGCCGGGAAAGTGGCGGGGCCCCGCCGTCGGCGACTGGACGTCCTCGCTCGACCGCGCCGCGTACACGACGGGCGTACGGCGCATCCGCGCCCACATAGCCGCGGGCGAGGTCTACCAGGCCAACCTCTGCCGGGTGCTGACGGCACCGATCGGCCCGGGCGCCGACGTGGACGCCCTCACCGCCCTGCTGGCCCGCGGCAACCCGGCGCCGTACGCCGGGACGGTCCGGCTGCCGGAGCACGGCGTCGAGATCGCCACCGCCTCGCCCGAGCTGTTCCTGCGCCGGGACGGCCGCACGGTCGAGTCCGGGCCGATCAAGGGGACCGGGCGGACCGAGGCCGACCTGCTGGAGAAGGACTACGCCGAGAACGTCATGATCGTGGACCTGGTCCGCAACGACCTGGGGCGCGTCTGCGCCACCGGCACGGTCACGGTGCCCGACCTGTGCGCCGTCGAGAAGCACCCGGGCCTCGTCCACCTGGTTTCCACGGTGCGCGGCGAGCTGCCCGCCGACGCCGGCTGGCCGGAGCTGCTCGACGCGGCCTTCCCACCCGGGTCCGTCACCGGCGCGCCCAAGTCCAGCGCCCTGCGGATCATCGACGCGCTGGAGACCGCGCCCCGGGGCCCGTACTGCGGGGGCGTCGGCTGGGTCGACGCCGACCGGGGCA encodes the following:
- a CDS encoding chorismate-binding protein; translation: MLDLPPLARFGDRLATGLLDVTSDPAALESEGFWAVCAAFEGGLTCARFAEVRTEPVPVPTPGKWRGPAVGDWTSSLDRAAYTTGVRRIRAHIAAGEVYQANLCRVLTAPIGPGADVDALTALLARGNPAPYAGTVRLPEHGVEIATASPELFLRRDGRTVESGPIKGTGRTEADLLEKDYAENVMIVDLVRNDLGRVCATGTVTVPDLCAVEKHPGLVHLVSTVRGELPADAGWPELLDAAFPPGSVTGAPKSSALRIIDALETAPRGPYCGGVGWVDADRGTGGLAVGIRTFWIERAADGAARLRFGTGAGITWGSDPEGEWRETELKAARLLAVASGAYEVHATGEALAT
- a CDS encoding TFIIB-type zinc ribbon-containing protein, translating into MQCPKCHAPMHTYNRNGVQIEQCSGCRGIFLDYGELESLTRLEAQWSQPAPPAPPAAPQAYPAAQAPAWGAPHGGGHGHYGHHRQKSFGRMLFSS